The Allocatelliglobosispora scoriae genome contains a region encoding:
- a CDS encoding TetR/AcrR family transcriptional regulator — MTRRSAELRLDALLRTAVDVIVERGLARTRTADVAAAAGVSPSLVFYHFANKEALLAQAFAYVAEQDLARMQTVIDSKASPTEKLAKLLKQLAPTGRSVSWAIWIDGWSEAMRVPELEKVSRRMDLRWKEALTGVIAAGVADGSFTCDDPVGAAWRINALIDGLAVQLTVHDKVISRKQTTEWVRLATAREIGISPNALA, encoded by the coding sequence GTGACTCGCCGCTCGGCTGAACTGCGCCTGGACGCGCTGCTGCGTACCGCCGTCGATGTGATCGTGGAACGCGGCCTCGCGCGTACCCGGACCGCCGACGTCGCCGCGGCGGCCGGCGTCAGCCCATCCCTCGTCTTCTACCACTTCGCCAACAAGGAAGCGCTGCTCGCGCAGGCGTTCGCCTACGTCGCCGAGCAGGACCTGGCCCGGATGCAGACCGTCATCGACTCGAAGGCGTCGCCGACGGAGAAGCTCGCCAAGCTGCTCAAGCAGCTCGCGCCGACCGGCCGCAGCGTCTCCTGGGCGATCTGGATCGACGGCTGGTCCGAGGCGATGCGCGTACCCGAATTGGAGAAGGTCTCCCGCCGGATGGACCTCCGCTGGAAGGAGGCCCTCACCGGGGTGATCGCCGCCGGCGTCGCCGACGGCTCCTTCACCTGCGACGACCCGGTCGGTGCGGCCTGGCGGATCAACGCGCTCATCGACGGCCTGGCGGTCCAGCTCACCGTCCACGACAAGGTCATCTCCCGCAAGCAGACCACCGAGTGGGTACGCCTCGCCACCGCCCGCGAGATCGGCATCTCCCCCAACGCCCTCGCCTAG
- a CDS encoding ABC transporter ATP-binding protein has protein sequence MTLLEIKDLHVTYRARGTDLPAVRGVSLTVAAGQTVGIAGESGCGKSTLATSVLRLLPASTRISGEILLGGEDVQGMTFGRLRAVRWQGASIVFQGAMHAMNPVRTVGQQIAEPIMLHTPAVRRDEALRRASELLEQVGVPGARRSAYPHELSGGQRQRVMIAMALACGPDLIIADEPTTALDVMVQAQVMALLAELVRERGVGLLLISHDLSVLAASCDTVAVMYAGRIVETGPGHRLFADAAHPYAKALAGAFPVIGDPASRLAPRGLPGDPPDPRELPGGCPFHPRCAVALPECATEDIALRAVGPDRRAACVHVPLILGGGA, from the coding sequence ATGACGCTGCTGGAGATCAAGGATCTGCACGTCACCTACCGGGCGCGGGGAACGGACCTGCCCGCGGTGCGGGGAGTCAGCCTCACCGTGGCGGCGGGGCAGACCGTGGGGATCGCGGGGGAGTCCGGCTGCGGGAAGTCGACGCTGGCCACCTCCGTGCTGCGGCTGCTGCCCGCGTCGACCCGGATCAGCGGGGAGATCCTGCTGGGCGGGGAGGACGTGCAGGGCATGACCTTCGGGCGGCTGCGCGCCGTCCGGTGGCAGGGCGCCTCGATCGTCTTCCAGGGCGCGATGCACGCGATGAACCCCGTCCGGACCGTCGGGCAGCAGATCGCCGAGCCGATCATGCTGCACACGCCTGCTGTCCGCCGCGACGAGGCGCTTCGGCGGGCATCGGAGCTGCTCGAACAGGTGGGGGTGCCGGGGGCGCGGCGGTCGGCGTACCCCCATGAACTGTCCGGGGGACAGCGCCAGCGCGTGATGATCGCGATGGCCCTGGCGTGCGGACCCGATCTGATCATCGCGGACGAGCCCACGACGGCGCTGGACGTGATGGTGCAGGCGCAGGTGATGGCGCTGCTCGCGGAGCTCGTCCGCGAGCGCGGCGTGGGCCTGCTCCTGATCAGCCACGACCTCTCCGTGCTCGCGGCGTCGTGTGACACGGTCGCCGTCATGTACGCCGGCCGCATCGTCGAGACGGGACCCGGCCACCGCCTCTTCGCCGACGCGGCGCACCCCTATGCGAAGGCGCTCGCCGGAGCCTTCCCCGTGATCGGCGACCCGGCGTCGCGGCTCGCCCCCCGGGGACTGCCGGGTGACCCGCCCGACCCGCGTGAGCTGCCCGGCGGCTGCCCGTTCCACCCGCGCTGCGCGGTGGCGCTGCCGGAGTGCGCGACCGAGGACATCGCGCTGCGGGCGGTCGGCCCCGATCGCCGTGCCGCCTGCGTCCACGTGCCGCTGATTCTCGGAGGAGGGGCATGA
- a CDS encoding PucR family transcriptional regulator, which translates to MPATVDVTVSAVFELMSDSAGTISYICRMQQLVDQIADRIGRPVLVEDRRQRVISYSAHVEPFDDVRRDSILRRSTTPEVITFFQSHSIARSRVPIRTPAAPDLGLLPRVCVPVWHAELLLGFVWLIDSTSDPISDAVIGRLGEWVQELALALYRENLLGELAARREADAFRGLIDPAGEVRAHAVAALVADGYADTTVTALVAEHPDPAELEHALVATRRWTGQRQALHHAFPTFGVLLLFGATDRGHGRVGSGAAEVAQQLAAQLGSRVGVGDPRPTLLLAHESVNEARQALATADRLPGSAPVARWSELGIYRVLATVDLSNAHPGAATLLAAPVLAETLETYLDLAGDAAATAGRLNLHRTTLYYRLRRIEELTGADLRDGLQRLGLHLSLKSARFLVD; encoded by the coding sequence ATGCCTGCGACCGTAGACGTCACGGTCAGCGCGGTCTTCGAGCTGATGTCGGATTCTGCGGGCACGATCTCCTACATTTGTCGAATGCAGCAGCTCGTGGACCAGATCGCAGACCGGATCGGCCGACCCGTGCTCGTGGAGGACCGCCGCCAGCGCGTGATCAGTTACAGCGCTCACGTCGAGCCGTTCGACGACGTGCGCCGGGACTCCATCCTGCGCCGCAGCACCACGCCGGAGGTGATCACGTTCTTCCAGTCACACTCCATCGCCCGGAGCCGGGTGCCGATCCGCACCCCGGCCGCTCCCGACCTGGGGTTGCTGCCACGGGTGTGCGTACCGGTGTGGCACGCCGAGCTGCTCCTGGGCTTCGTCTGGCTGATCGACTCGACGTCGGACCCGATCAGCGACGCGGTGATCGGCCGCCTCGGCGAGTGGGTCCAGGAGCTCGCGCTCGCCCTCTACCGGGAGAACCTGCTCGGCGAGCTGGCGGCCCGTCGGGAGGCCGACGCGTTCCGGGGCCTGATCGACCCGGCCGGGGAGGTTCGGGCACACGCCGTGGCGGCCCTCGTCGCCGACGGGTACGCGGACACCACGGTCACCGCCCTCGTCGCCGAGCACCCCGACCCGGCCGAGCTGGAGCACGCGCTCGTTGCGACCCGCCGGTGGACCGGTCAGCGGCAAGCTCTGCACCACGCCTTCCCCACCTTCGGCGTCCTGCTCCTCTTCGGCGCCACGGACCGCGGCCACGGCCGGGTCGGGTCGGGGGCCGCCGAGGTGGCGCAGCAGCTCGCCGCGCAGCTGGGTTCACGGGTCGGGGTCGGCGACCCGCGACCGACCCTGCTACTGGCTCATGAGTCAGTCAACGAAGCCCGCCAGGCCCTCGCCACCGCCGATCGGCTGCCGGGGTCCGCACCCGTCGCGCGCTGGTCGGAGCTCGGCATCTATCGAGTTCTGGCCACAGTGGACCTGTCCAATGCGCACCCCGGTGCCGCCACGCTGTTGGCCGCTCCGGTGCTGGCGGAGACGCTGGAGACCTACCTCGACCTGGCCGGCGACGCCGCCGCCACCGCAGGCCGTCTCAACCTGCACCGCACCACGCTCTACTACCGCCTGCGCCGCATCGAGGAGCTGACCGGGGCTGATCTGCGAGACGGCCTGCAGCGCCTTGGACTGCACCTTTCCCTGAAGTCAGCACGATTCCTTGTTGACTGA
- a CDS encoding ABC transporter ATP-binding protein, with translation MNPVLEARNLHVRFGAVRAVDGVDLALGRGEILALVGESGSGKTTLARALLGLARPVEGQVMSDGKPLSYAGRDLKAFRRRAQLVLQDPAGALNPRRTVYQAVAEGLQIHRVPGDHRALVAEALSLAGLRPAERFFDRYPHELSGGQRQRVVIAGALVLKPEMIIADEPVSSLDASVRGEILALLLSLRDELGLSVLVVTHDLGLAWNIADRIAVMYLGRIVESGLTEEVLAAPRHPYTAALLSVLPESGRPAVILRGEAPDPSRIPSGCRFHPRCPALADGTAARAGVADRCATATLPMLSPHGEHAAACLLASAAAGQGSA, from the coding sequence ATGAACCCGGTGCTGGAAGCGCGCAACCTGCACGTCCGCTTCGGTGCCGTGCGCGCTGTCGACGGAGTCGACCTCGCCCTCGGCCGGGGCGAGATCCTGGCGCTCGTCGGCGAGTCCGGCAGCGGCAAGACGACGCTGGCCAGGGCGCTGCTCGGGCTCGCGCGGCCCGTCGAGGGGCAGGTCATGTCTGACGGCAAGCCGCTCTCCTACGCCGGGCGGGACCTCAAGGCCTTCCGGCGCCGGGCGCAGCTCGTGCTGCAGGACCCGGCCGGGGCGCTCAACCCGCGCCGGACCGTCTACCAGGCGGTGGCCGAGGGATTGCAGATCCACCGGGTGCCCGGCGATCATCGTGCGCTCGTCGCCGAGGCGCTCTCGCTCGCCGGACTGCGCCCGGCTGAGCGGTTCTTCGACAGGTATCCGCACGAGCTCTCCGGCGGGCAGCGCCAGCGCGTCGTCATCGCCGGTGCGCTGGTGCTCAAGCCGGAGATGATCATCGCGGACGAGCCGGTCTCGTCGCTGGACGCGTCCGTCCGGGGCGAGATCCTGGCGCTGCTGCTCTCGCTGCGCGACGAGCTGGGGCTCTCGGTGCTCGTGGTGACCCATGATCTCGGGCTGGCCTGGAACATCGCGGATCGGATCGCGGTCATGTACCTCGGCCGCATCGTCGAGTCCGGCCTGACCGAGGAGGTGCTCGCCGCGCCTCGGCACCCCTACACGGCTGCGCTGCTCTCGGTGCTGCCGGAGTCGGGACGGCCTGCGGTGATCCTGCGTGGGGAGGCGCCGGATCCGTCACGGATCCCGAGCGGGTGCCGCTTCCATCCGCGGTGCCCTGCGCTCGCGGACGGCACTGCCGCTCGCGCGGGGGTGGCGGACCGATGCGCCACGGCGACGCTGCCGATGCTGTCACCGCACGGCGAGCACGCGGCGGCGTGCCTGCTCGCGTCGGCTGCGGCAGGTCAGGGCAGCGCGTAG
- a CDS encoding P1 family peptidase yields the protein MPRAADLGITIGTLPSGPTGSILDVPGVGVGHATVWRDEPSPPLGRGVARTGVTVIDPGGNPFRSPIPAGGAVLNGAGECTGFLSAQEWGLAETPIFLTSTMQLGRVYDAACELLAEEEPGIGDEDVIIPIVAECDDSFLSESRRMQVTRDDVAAALAAARASVGSTSAPAEGAVGSGTGMSCLGFKGGIGTASRVVPTGHTVGVLLMANYGERERLTIAGRPVGRLLPLAGQPTAPPAGSCIVVVITDAPIDAAGCQRLARRAGLGLARTGSTAHHASGEIFVALATGLRAERGTVSAAVALQGRELDPFFAAVVEATEEAVLNCLFAAPTVVGRSGNTAEGLPVDQVIPLLR from the coding sequence ATGCCTCGCGCTGCCGATCTCGGAATCACCATAGGTACGCTGCCCAGCGGCCCGACCGGCTCCATCCTCGACGTGCCCGGAGTGGGCGTCGGCCACGCGACGGTGTGGCGCGACGAGCCCTCCCCGCCGCTGGGCCGGGGCGTCGCACGAACCGGTGTCACCGTGATCGATCCGGGCGGCAACCCGTTCCGCTCACCGATCCCGGCCGGTGGTGCCGTGCTCAACGGCGCGGGCGAGTGCACCGGCTTCCTCTCCGCGCAGGAGTGGGGCCTCGCCGAGACGCCGATCTTCCTCACCTCGACGATGCAGCTCGGCCGGGTCTATGACGCGGCCTGCGAGCTGCTCGCCGAGGAGGAGCCGGGGATCGGCGACGAGGACGTGATCATCCCGATCGTCGCCGAGTGCGACGACAGCTTCCTCAGCGAATCCCGCCGGATGCAGGTGACCAGGGACGATGTCGCCGCCGCGCTCGCTGCCGCGCGAGCGAGCGTCGGTTCGACGAGCGCTCCGGCGGAGGGGGCGGTCGGTTCGGGTACGGGCATGAGCTGCCTCGGGTTCAAGGGCGGCATCGGCACCGCGTCACGCGTCGTGCCGACCGGGCACACCGTGGGAGTGCTGCTGATGGCGAACTACGGCGAGCGGGAGCGGCTCACGATCGCCGGGCGCCCCGTCGGGCGGCTGCTCCCTCTGGCTGGGCAGCCGACGGCACCACCCGCCGGGTCGTGCATCGTGGTCGTCATCACCGACGCACCGATCGACGCAGCCGGATGTCAGCGACTCGCCCGGCGGGCCGGACTGGGCCTGGCGAGGACGGGTTCGACGGCGCACCACGCGAGCGGCGAGATCTTCGTGGCGCTCGCGACCGGCTTGCGGGCCGAGCGCGGCACGGTCTCGGCGGCGGTGGCGTTGCAGGGACGGGAGCTGGATCCGTTCTTCGCCGCCGTGGTCGAGGCGACCGAGGAGGCCGTCCTCAACTGCCTCTTCGCCGCGCCGACGGTGGTCGGCCGCTCCGGCAACACCGCCGAGGGACTGCCGGTCGACCAGGTGATCCCGCTTCTCCGCTGA
- a CDS encoding ABC transporter permease, producing MRAFLKDREGLTGLIILVFFGLVAIFAPLLADPDGLSVTKATGPQTGAPSLDYLFGTDNRGRSLLTLVIHGAQTTLLVGLAATVVSMLLGTLIGICAGHFGGFTGGALNRLTEWFLIIPYLPLAIVLATVFPPQVPRLVAVIVVIGVTSWSSTARLVRAQALAISARPYLERSRALGAGHWHQMTRHVLPNVMPLVLANTTLTVSIAIIAETTLSFLGLGDPLRVSWGRILDDAYSGGVISAGAWWWVAFPGLAVVLVVRAFNMCGRALERVLDPRGELS from the coding sequence ATGAGGGCTTTTCTCAAGGACCGCGAAGGGCTCACCGGCCTGATCATCCTGGTCTTCTTCGGCCTCGTCGCGATCTTCGCGCCGCTGCTCGCCGACCCCGACGGGCTCAGCGTCACCAAGGCGACCGGACCGCAGACCGGGGCGCCGTCGCTGGATTACCTCTTCGGCACCGACAACCGGGGCCGCTCGCTGCTGACCCTGGTCATCCACGGCGCGCAGACCACGCTGCTCGTCGGTCTCGCCGCGACGGTCGTGTCGATGCTGCTCGGCACGCTGATCGGCATCTGCGCCGGGCACTTCGGCGGCTTCACCGGCGGCGCGCTCAACCGGCTCACCGAGTGGTTCCTGATCATCCCCTACCTCCCGCTCGCGATCGTCCTGGCCACGGTCTTTCCACCCCAGGTCCCGCGCCTGGTCGCGGTCATCGTCGTCATCGGCGTCACGTCGTGGTCCAGCACGGCCAGATTGGTACGCGCACAGGCGCTCGCCATCTCCGCCCGCCCCTATCTCGAACGGTCGCGAGCGCTGGGCGCCGGGCACTGGCACCAGATGACCCGGCACGTCCTGCCCAACGTGATGCCGCTGGTCCTCGCGAACACGACCCTCACCGTCTCGATCGCGATCATCGCCGAGACGACGCTCTCGTTCCTCGGCCTCGGCGATCCGCTGCGGGTCTCGTGGGGCCGCATCCTCGACGACGCCTACTCCGGCGGCGTGATCAGCGCCGGTGCGTGGTGGTGGGTGGCGTTCCCGGGCCTCGCCGTGGTGCTCGTCGTCCGCGCCTTCAACATGTGCGGCCGGGCGCTGGAACGGGTTCTCGACCCTCGCGGGGAGTTGTCATGA
- a CDS encoding histone deacetylase family protein, whose translation MTRLDLPVVWSDEVLRHEPGAEIWVGVSTPGTEVPERATVIRDAVVAAGATLVPAVASRGASLLAEVHTPELLTHLESVYDEWVAAGFLDYPGQDRVVPYVFPTPAMLDGLPARRPTAIHARAGAFCYDTMTLIGPDTWAAARAAADAAATAADLAAAGTPVTYAITRPPGHHATPGGYGGSCYLNNAAVAVAGLRAAGARRVAIIDIDAHHGNGTQAIFYSSAEVRYASVHVDPGAGWFPHYAGFADETGVGAGAGANLNLPLDPGSGDAAWLAGVEELCRFASGVDAVVVSLGVDAAELDPESPLRVSSDGYRATGALIAALGVPTVAVHEGGYHLPTLGALTVATLTGLQDRHNS comes from the coding sequence ATGACGCGACTTGATCTTCCGGTGGTGTGGAGCGACGAGGTGCTGCGGCACGAACCCGGCGCGGAGATCTGGGTCGGCGTCTCGACGCCCGGCACGGAAGTCCCCGAGCGTGCCACCGTCATCCGCGACGCCGTGGTCGCCGCCGGGGCGACGCTGGTCCCGGCCGTCGCCTCCCGTGGCGCCTCGCTGCTCGCGGAGGTGCACACTCCTGAGCTGCTCACGCATCTGGAGAGCGTCTACGACGAGTGGGTGGCGGCGGGCTTCCTGGACTACCCGGGCCAGGACCGCGTCGTACCCTATGTCTTCCCGACCCCGGCGATGCTCGACGGCCTTCCCGCGCGGCGGCCCACCGCGATCCACGCCCGTGCCGGTGCCTTCTGCTACGACACGATGACGCTGATCGGCCCCGACACCTGGGCCGCCGCCCGTGCTGCGGCCGATGCCGCGGCGACCGCCGCCGACCTCGCCGCCGCGGGCACACCGGTCACCTACGCCATCACCCGACCTCCCGGTCACCACGCAACCCCCGGTGGGTACGGCGGGTCCTGCTACCTCAACAACGCGGCCGTGGCCGTGGCCGGACTCCGTGCCGCCGGAGCCCGCCGGGTCGCGATCATCGACATCGACGCACATCATGGCAACGGCACCCAGGCGATCTTTTACTCGTCGGCCGAGGTACGTTACGCGTCGGTGCACGTCGATCCGGGCGCCGGGTGGTTCCCGCACTACGCGGGCTTCGCCGACGAGACCGGGGTGGGTGCCGGAGCGGGTGCCAACCTGAATCTGCCCCTGGACCCCGGCAGTGGAGACGCCGCATGGTTGGCCGGTGTCGAGGAGCTGTGCCGCTTCGCGTCGGGGGTGGACGCGGTGGTCGTCTCGCTCGGCGTCGACGCCGCTGAGCTCGACCCGGAGAGCCCGCTGCGGGTCTCGTCGGATGGTTACCGGGCGACGGGCGCGCTCATCGCGGCGTTGGGAGTGCCGACGGTAGCGGTCCACGAGGGCGGCTACCACCTCCCCACCCTCGGTGCCCTCACGGTGGCGACTCTCACCGGCCTCCAAGATCGGCACAACTCTTGA
- a CDS encoding MFS transporter, with protein MSGLAVVTAARRYRALLVMPGVVRVALPSFIGRMPYGMTTLLFVLAVEHGTGSFTVAGLATGAHAALTAVTAPWLGRLADRGHAAVVLASTGIAYAAMLTALIGALWLHAPVAVILLIAGVSGALNPPIGAVTRVVLPGLAPKQADTAYALDTIFVELTFVVGPMLIALITWLSGPYAAVIFTGMLSAGGAVALATAPGLRDRYRGIVTVPLARGERRAKLLTASIVTVLIVGALESAAYGVIEVAIPAYASELGSPSASGAIVAAWSSGSIIGGIWFSGLNPTMRKAKLFALLMTLNTVGFASIMLASGVTSLAALLLLGGLVIAPTTTIECALVTALAPHGRTTEAFTWTGTGIFVGFAAGTSVSGFVVGQGGGLLTTAIIATALVGVGALLATVMSRRISGDCAVSQPVEDIGAVDGIPYAG; from the coding sequence ATGTCCGGCCTCGCGGTCGTCACCGCTGCCCGCCGTTACCGCGCCCTGCTTGTCATGCCCGGCGTGGTCCGGGTGGCGCTCCCCTCCTTCATCGGTCGCATGCCCTATGGCATGACGACCCTGCTCTTCGTGCTCGCCGTCGAGCACGGCACCGGCTCCTTCACGGTCGCCGGGCTCGCGACGGGTGCTCACGCGGCGCTCACCGCCGTCACCGCGCCGTGGCTGGGCCGCCTCGCCGATCGCGGTCACGCGGCGGTGGTCCTGGCGAGTACCGGCATCGCCTACGCCGCCATGCTCACCGCGCTCATCGGCGCCCTCTGGCTGCACGCGCCCGTCGCGGTGATCCTGCTGATCGCGGGTGTCTCCGGTGCACTGAACCCGCCGATCGGCGCCGTGACCAGGGTGGTCCTGCCGGGGCTGGCGCCCAAGCAGGCGGACACGGCGTACGCATTGGACACGATCTTCGTGGAACTGACCTTTGTGGTCGGCCCGATGCTGATCGCGCTGATCACGTGGCTGAGCGGACCCTACGCCGCGGTGATCTTCACCGGCATGCTGTCGGCCGGCGGTGCCGTCGCTCTCGCCACCGCCCCCGGCCTGCGGGATCGTTACCGCGGCATCGTCACCGTGCCACTGGCCCGGGGCGAGCGCCGGGCCAAGCTCCTCACGGCGAGCATCGTCACCGTGCTGATCGTCGGTGCGCTGGAGTCCGCTGCCTACGGCGTGATCGAGGTGGCGATCCCCGCCTACGCCAGCGAGTTGGGATCGCCGTCGGCCTCGGGCGCGATCGTCGCCGCGTGGTCGTCCGGCTCGATCATCGGCGGGATCTGGTTCTCCGGACTCAATCCCACCATGCGCAAGGCGAAGCTCTTCGCGCTGCTGATGACCCTCAACACTGTCGGTTTCGCCTCGATCATGCTCGCCTCGGGCGTGACGAGTCTCGCCGCGCTGCTGCTGCTCGGCGGCCTGGTGATCGCGCCGACGACGACGATCGAGTGTGCCCTCGTCACCGCGCTCGCCCCGCACGGCCGCACGACGGAGGCCTTCACCTGGACGGGTACGGGGATCTTCGTCGGCTTCGCCGCCGGCACCTCGGTCTCCGGTTTCGTGGTCGGCCAGGGCGGCGGCCTCCTCACCACGGCGATCATCGCGACGGCACTCGTCGGGGTGGGCGCCCTGCTCGCCACCGTCATGAGCCGCCGCATCAGTGGTGACTGTGCCGTCAGTCAGCCGGTTGAGGACATCGGAGCCGTTGATGGCATACCGTATGCCGGGTGA
- a CDS encoding NAD(P)/FAD-dependent oxidoreductase — MSTTTTEVAVIGAGIVGAACALACASRGLRVTVLERGGLVAGTTGSGEGNLLVSDKSPGPELTLALRSNELWRSLGEELGSRINIELEFKGGLIVARSDAALAMLAQAAREQAAAGVAAELIGADALPELEPEIARDFAGGVFYPQDMQVQPARATVAMLAAARALGAVVRARTEALRIEPGRVITSGEPVSAGAIVNATGAWALPFSPGQEIAPRRGFILVTEAMPPLIRHKVYSADYLENVASDDADLQSSTVVEATPAGPVLIGATRERVGFDTAPNPVALAALARGAAALFPFLSGVRIIRSYHGFRPFAADHLPVIGPDPEVPGLYHAHGHEGAGIGLAPATAELIAQMITGAPLAMDAAPFDPRRFA; from the coding sequence ATGTCCACCACCACGACGGAGGTCGCCGTGATCGGCGCGGGAATCGTCGGCGCCGCCTGCGCCCTCGCCTGCGCCAGCCGGGGGCTCCGGGTGACGGTGCTGGAACGCGGTGGACTCGTCGCCGGGACGACAGGCTCGGGTGAGGGCAACCTCCTCGTCTCCGACAAGTCGCCCGGTCCCGAACTGACACTGGCCCTGCGCAGCAACGAGCTGTGGCGAAGCCTCGGGGAAGAACTCGGTTCGAGGATCAACATCGAGCTGGAGTTCAAGGGCGGGCTCATTGTGGCGCGAAGCGACGCCGCGCTGGCGATGCTGGCGCAGGCGGCACGGGAGCAGGCCGCTGCCGGGGTGGCCGCGGAGCTGATCGGCGCCGACGCGCTGCCGGAGCTGGAGCCGGAGATCGCCCGGGATTTCGCCGGTGGCGTCTTCTACCCCCAGGACATGCAGGTGCAGCCCGCTCGTGCCACCGTGGCGATGCTCGCGGCTGCCCGAGCGCTCGGTGCCGTGGTGCGCGCCCGGACCGAGGCGCTGCGCATCGAACCCGGACGTGTCATCACCAGCGGTGAGCCGGTGAGCGCCGGGGCGATCGTCAACGCGACCGGTGCCTGGGCACTGCCCTTCTCCCCAGGCCAGGAGATCGCGCCCAGGCGCGGCTTCATCCTCGTCACCGAGGCGATGCCGCCGCTGATCCGGCACAAGGTCTACTCCGCGGACTATCTGGAGAATGTCGCGAGTGACGACGCCGACCTCCAGTCCTCGACGGTCGTCGAGGCGACCCCGGCCGGCCCGGTGCTGATCGGGGCGACCCGCGAACGGGTCGGCTTCGACACGGCCCCCAATCCGGTCGCGCTCGCGGCGCTGGCCCGGGGCGCGGCGGCCCTCTTCCCCTTCCTCTCCGGGGTGCGGATCATCAGGTCCTATCACGGGTTCCGTCCCTTCGCCGCCGACCACCTGCCGGTGATCGGACCCGATCCAGAGGTGCCGGGGCTCTATCACGCGCACGGCCACGAGGGCGCCGGGATCGGTCTCGCGCCCGCGACCGCCGAGCTGATCGCGCAGATGATCACTGGTGCGCCGCTGGCGATGGACGCCGCTCCCTTCGACCCCCGGCGTTTCGCATGA
- a CDS encoding ABC transporter permease encodes MRGTKAARSVAAKIGMALGTLLFAVVVNFFLFRMLPGDPAKAFAPRGRNSDPGALREIRERMGLDESLWVQFGKYVKSLVQGDLGVSWSQHAPVTEVIAGRIWPTVLLSGTSLLLAAGIGFWLGARQGWRRGSRFDKITSSTALSLYSVPEWLLGLVLLVVLAKADFVPADGGMSSSRTELPYWIDLLRHMALPVLVLTVVYIAEYSMIMRSSILDERHADYLTTARAKGLRDALVLRRHALPNALLPSMTLFFLSLGFVISGAITVETVFSWPGLGRLTYDALRGPDVPLLQGLFLVFSAGVILMNLVADLLVPILDPRVGRS; translated from the coding sequence ATGAGAGGCACCAAGGCTGCGAGGAGCGTCGCCGCGAAGATCGGGATGGCGCTCGGCACGCTCCTCTTCGCCGTCGTCGTCAACTTCTTCCTCTTCCGGATGCTCCCGGGCGACCCGGCGAAGGCGTTCGCCCCGCGGGGGCGCAACTCCGACCCGGGTGCGCTGCGGGAGATCCGGGAGCGGATGGGGCTCGACGAGTCGCTCTGGGTCCAGTTCGGCAAGTATGTGAAATCGCTGGTCCAGGGCGACCTCGGTGTCTCGTGGAGCCAGCATGCCCCGGTCACCGAGGTCATCGCGGGCCGGATCTGGCCGACCGTGCTGCTCTCCGGCACATCGCTGCTGCTCGCGGCGGGGATCGGCTTCTGGCTCGGCGCACGGCAGGGGTGGCGGCGCGGCAGCCGGTTCGACAAGATCACGTCGAGTACGGCGCTCAGCCTCTACTCCGTACCCGAATGGCTGCTGGGGTTGGTCCTGCTCGTCGTGCTCGCCAAGGCCGACTTCGTGCCCGCCGACGGCGGCATGTCGAGCAGCCGGACCGAGCTGCCCTACTGGATCGATCTGCTGCGGCACATGGCACTGCCGGTCCTGGTGCTGACGGTCGTCTACATCGCCGAATACTCGATGATCATGCGGTCGTCCATTCTGGACGAGCGGCACGCCGACTACCTCACCACCGCGCGGGCCAAGGGGCTGCGGGACGCCCTGGTGCTGCGGCGGCACGCGCTGCCCAACGCGCTGCTGCCGTCGATGACGCTCTTCTTCCTCAGCCTCGGCTTCGTCATCTCCGGCGCGATCACCGTGGAGACGGTCTTCTCCTGGCCCGGCCTCGGGCGGCTCACCTATGACGCGCTGCGCGGGCCGGACGTGCCGCTGCTCCAGGGCCTCTTCCTCGTCTTCTCGGCCGGAGTGATCCTGATGAACCTCGTCGCCGACCTGCTCGTGCCCATCCTCGACCCGAGGGTGGGCCGCTCATGA